DNA from Luteolibacter yonseiensis:
GCATTGCCGAACCGGTCAAGCGCGGTCACCGCAACGGCGTCGGCGCGGGGGATGGTGACGGTCTGGGAGCTGCCGGGGTAGATTTTCATCGTGCGCCAGGTCCCGCCGATCTTGGCCTGGAGGGCGAGTTTCGCGGTCCGGTTGTCGGGGGTGCAGCGGACGAGGGTGTTTCCGGCCTCGACCGTGGCGCTGACGCCGGGCGAGCCGGGGGCGCTGTTGCTGATCCATGGCATCGGCGGAATGGCGGCGGGCTGGGTGTAGGTGCCGGCGAGTTTGGTGGCGATGCCTCCCTGGTTCCGGACGAGGCTTTTCGCGCTCCAGTGGATGTGCCCGTTCCAGTTCTGGCCGATCTGGCGGCTGAGGTTGATCTGGTTGGTGATTTCCGACGCCGGGCGGCGGTCTTCCGGACCGCCGATGCGGGCGGTGGCGATGCCTGGCCAGACAGGGCGCGAACCTTGCTGCCGCCACCAGTTCAGAAGCGTGGAGAAGCTTTGCTTCTGAGGGGAGTTCGGCCAATAGAGCTGGGGGGCGAGGTAGTCCACCCAGCCATTCTTGAGCCATTTGCGCGAGTCACCGGCGAGCTGCTCATAGCTGTCGATACCTGCCTCGATGCCACCCGGCACACCGGGCCGCCAGATGCCGAAGGGGCTGATGCCGACACGCACCCATGATTTCTGGCGTTTCACGGCGGAATAGAGGTTGCTCACGAAGCCATCCACATAGCCTCGGCGCTCGGCGGGGCTTTTGCCATCAGGGAAACGCAGGTTTCCGGACGGGTAGGGGTAAAAGTAGTCGTCGAGGTGGACGCCGTCGATGTCGTAGCGTTTCACGACGTCGAGGATGACATTGAGCGCCCGGGTGCGGGTCTGTTCGCTCGCGGGATCGCACCACGTCATGGTGCCGAATTTTTTGGTGATCTGTGGCAGGGTGCGGCTGATGTGGTTGCCCGCGACTTGCTGGGAATTGTTGGAAAGGGCGCGGAAAGGATTAAACCACGCGTGGACTTCGATGCCCCGGGCGTGGGCCTGCTGGATGCAGTAGGCGAGCGGATCGTAGCCGGGCGAACGTCCCATGGTGCCGGTGAGGCTGGAACTCCACGGCTCGATGGGCGAGGCGTAAACGGCGTCGCACTGGGGGCGGACCTGGAAAATGACAGCGTTCATTTTCAGGGCGGACACCTTGTCCAGGATGCCGCGCAACTCCGCCTGCTGGGAAGCCGCGCTGAGGCCGGGGGAACTGGGCCAGTCGATGTTGTAGATGGAGGCGATCCAGGCGCCCCGGAACTCCCGGGCGATGGCGGGAGGACGTTCGTTGACCGGGGAGTAGGACTGGGCTGAAGCGGTGACGCCTAGGGCGAGTGCGGTGAGAAGGGTGATCAGACGGACCATGGTCCCGATGATGCAGCGGGATCGTGGCGTCCGCAAGTCCGGGGGTGTGCGGCGGGAAGGAGCATCCAGCCCACCGGTTCTGCATTCTCTCCGCCGGGACGAGACCAGGATTATAGATCATGGCGGGGATGTGGAACTTGGTCACATCCATGATGCGGCAGCCGGAAGTGGAGAAGTAACGGTTCATGTGGTCGAACCTTCCGTCTCCTCCGTAGAAAAAGGCGCATTCCCCATCCGGACAGGCGGGGGTCATTTCTTCCACGCCAGCACCAGAGCTCCGGCGACGATCAGCGAGCCACCGATGGCGTGCTGCCAGTTCATCTTCTCCTTGAGGAAAACGGCCGCGAGGACGATGGCGAAGACGACGCTGAGTTTGTCAATGGGGGCGACGTTGGCGACATCGCCGAGTTGCAACGCGCGGAAGTAACAGATCCACGAGAGACCGGTGGCGATGCCGGAGAGCGTGAGAAACAACCATGTCCGTTGCGAAAATTGGAGGGCGTCGGAGGGTTTCGCCACGGCGAATGCGATGCCCCAAGTGAAGATCAGGACGACAGACGTGCGGATGGCGGTGGCGAGATTCGAGTCCACTCCGTTCACGCCAGCCTTCGCCAGGACGGCGGTGACACCGGCGAAGAGAGCGGAAAGCAGCGACCAGGTGAGCCAGTTCATTTCATCAATACCATGACAACAACGGATGAATCATGCCATGGGTTCTGAGAATGTCCAAGGCTTCCACGCCGACGACCGCCACCATGAACCACAGGACCTCCTTGAGGGAGCGGATGAAGACGCTGGTATCGATCTGGATGAGTTGGGAATCGCCGAGCGGCAGCGACCGCGGCCAGAAACGTGGGGTGGATTTCGCGTAGACCGGGAAATCCGAGGGGAAAAGACGCAGCAACTTTTTCTCCTCGCTGAGAATCACCGCCCGGTAGAGAGCGAGGAAAAGAGAGGTGGCGACGAGAGTGAGCGTCAGGTTCTGGGAGGCGAGACAGACACCGGTGAGGCCGAGAAACGAAAAGAAGTAGAGAGGGTTCCGGCACATCGAGTAGATGCCTGACTGGCAGAGTTCGCGGTTCTTGCGTCCGCCGATGTAGAGGGTGCAGAGGATGCGACCGAGAGCGCCGGCGAAGACGAGGAACAGTCCGGCCAGCTTCACTCCTTCCATGGCGAGGGTGCCGAAGCCCCGTGGGTGGACGAAAACGAGCAGGAATATCAATGTGGCGGCGACCACATGGGAGAGGGGTTTTCGCAGCCGCTCGACGGCATCCTTCCCGCTGGAACGGCGGGTGGTTTCAGTTGGGGCGGCCGGAAGTGCGGGCGCTTTGTAAAAA
Protein-coding regions in this window:
- a CDS encoding glycoside hydrolase family 10 protein produces the protein MVRLITLLTALALGVTASAQSYSPVNERPPAIAREFRGAWIASIYNIDWPSSPGLSAASQQAELRGILDKVSALKMNAVIFQVRPQCDAVYASPIEPWSSSLTGTMGRSPGYDPLAYCIQQAHARGIEVHAWFNPFRALSNNSQQVAGNHISRTLPQITKKFGTMTWCDPASEQTRTRALNVILDVVKRYDIDGVHLDDYFYPYPSGNLRFPDGKSPAERRGYVDGFVSNLYSAVKRQKSWVRVGISPFGIWRPGVPGGIEAGIDSYEQLAGDSRKWLKNGWVDYLAPQLYWPNSPQKQSFSTLLNWWRQQGSRPVWPGIATARIGGPEDRRPASEITNQINLSRQIGQNWNGHIHWSAKSLVRNQGGIATKLAGTYTQPAAIPPMPWISNSAPGSPGVSATVEAGNTLVRCTPDNRTAKLALQAKIGGTWRTMKIYPGSSQTVTIPRADAVAVTALDRFGNASAPKVLGIR
- a CDS encoding EamA family transporter; protein product: MNWLTWSLLSALFAGVTAVLAKAGVNGVDSNLATAIRTSVVLIFTWGIAFAVAKPSDALQFSQRTWLFLTLSGIATGLSWICYFRALQLGDVANVAPIDKLSVVFAIVLAAVFLKEKMNWQHAIGGSLIVAGALVLAWKK
- a CDS encoding methyltransferase family protein, yielding MTPPSTTETDFYKAPALPAAPTETTRRSSGKDAVERLRKPLSHVVAATLIFLLVFVHPRGFGTLAMEGVKLAGLFLVFAGALGRILCTLYIGGRKNRELCQSGIYSMCRNPLYFFSFLGLTGVCLASQNLTLTLVATSLFLALYRAVILSEEKKLLRLFPSDFPVYAKSTPRFWPRSLPLGDSQLIQIDTSVFIRSLKEVLWFMVAVVGVEALDILRTHGMIHPLLSWY